A portion of the Microbacterium hominis genome contains these proteins:
- a CDS encoding serine hydrolase domain-containing protein has protein sequence MQLSTETFDVAARKHAFSGVVTIDVGDERTFERCRGFAHRALAVPNTPDTQFGIASGSKMFTALAVMRLVEDGMLRLDQPVREVLGADLPLIDDAVTIEQLLSHTSGIGDYLDEDSDGEVFDYVLTRPVHELTTAAAFLPMLDGFPQSFPPGQRLAYCNGGYMVLAVVIERITGEVFHDVVRRLVLAPAGLAHTDYLRLDELPATAAVGYVFDTGDRANTLHLPVLGNGDGGAFTTAGDLHRFWRAFLAGAIVSPDTVAEMIRPRGEIPGEDMWCGLGVYSIDPGGTVLAIEGYDAGASFRSTHIVASQTTVSVLGNSSEGAWPLIYTLAEAIEAESGS, from the coding sequence ATGCAGCTCAGCACCGAGACGTTCGACGTGGCCGCCAGAAAGCACGCCTTCTCCGGTGTCGTCACCATCGACGTGGGCGACGAGCGAACCTTCGAGCGCTGCCGGGGGTTCGCGCATCGCGCCTTGGCCGTTCCGAACACTCCGGACACGCAGTTCGGCATCGCCAGCGGCAGCAAGATGTTCACGGCGCTCGCGGTGATGCGGCTCGTCGAAGACGGGATGCTGCGCCTCGACCAGCCGGTGCGAGAGGTGCTCGGCGCAGACCTGCCGCTCATCGACGACGCCGTCACGATCGAGCAGCTGCTCTCGCATACGTCCGGGATCGGTGACTACCTCGACGAGGACAGCGACGGGGAGGTCTTCGACTACGTGCTCACGCGTCCGGTGCACGAGCTGACCACCGCAGCCGCCTTCCTGCCGATGCTCGACGGCTTTCCGCAGTCGTTCCCGCCCGGGCAACGCCTGGCCTACTGCAACGGCGGCTACATGGTGCTGGCGGTCGTGATCGAGCGGATCACCGGCGAGGTGTTCCACGACGTGGTGCGCCGGCTCGTGCTCGCCCCGGCGGGGCTCGCGCACACGGACTACCTGCGACTCGATGAGCTGCCCGCGACGGCCGCGGTCGGGTACGTGTTCGACACGGGCGACCGGGCCAACACGCTCCACCTGCCGGTGCTCGGCAACGGCGACGGGGGTGCGTTCACGACCGCCGGCGACCTGCACCGGTTCTGGCGCGCGTTCCTCGCCGGCGCGATCGTGTCGCCCGACACCGTGGCCGAGATGATCCGACCCCGCGGCGAGATCCCCGGCGAGGACATGTGGTGCGGGCTGGGCGTGTACTCGATCGATCCGGGCGGCACCGTGCTCGCGATCGAGGGCTACGACGCCGGTGCGTCGTTCCGCTCCACGCACATCGTCGCGTCGCAGACGACGGTGAGCGTGCTGGGCAACAGCTCCGAGGGCGCATGGCCGCTCATCTACACGCTCGCCGAGGCGATCGAGGCCGAGTCGGGGTCCTGA
- a CDS encoding D-alanyl-D-alanine carboxypeptidase family protein: MTVEEPLAPTTRRAARTGPIPTEPHDSEAGSTITDDTVPIEGVPVDEALAGTGPVDAAPAETLPVEPLEQEHELAETEVLPDGMLPAEASPAPDAPPAHVALAWLDEERVTPRPITQPTFVNQDLLAHRPRRSLIRAGVIVPTALAVLVVAAYTIAMLLWPLNAVEPTVSPITVEPAPAPATALPWPAEGSAAVTVDGIGGVPASSADAAAIASITKVVTALLVLDESPLAVGEAGISFRFSFADNLNYWSYRARGESALDVPVGGELSQYQMLEGMLIGSANNYADRLAGNWWPSDAVFADAAQQWLTSHGVPGVTIVEPTGMDSRNAASPAALITLAQKALENPVIAEIVAKRSVELPGAGLVENTNALLADPGVIGIKTGTLDRWNLLSAKDITVGETPVRLYAAVLGQPDEEARIAASRALYTQLELELQLKPSVPAGTVAGSVETEWGDQVDIVTAADASVILWNGGIGEVVTNFALEDSRTAGNDVGALSVTGPLDATTVSLRLADDIGPPDAWWRLTHPLELLGLD, translated from the coding sequence GTGACCGTCGAGGAACCGCTTGCCCCCACCACGCGCCGCGCGGCGCGCACCGGGCCGATCCCGACCGAGCCGCACGACTCCGAGGCCGGCTCGACGATCACCGACGACACCGTTCCGATCGAGGGCGTCCCAGTAGACGAGGCTCTCGCCGGAACGGGCCCGGTCGACGCGGCCCCCGCCGAGACGCTCCCGGTCGAGCCGCTCGAGCAGGAGCACGAGCTCGCCGAGACCGAGGTGCTCCCCGACGGGATGCTGCCCGCCGAGGCATCCCCCGCCCCTGACGCCCCGCCCGCCCACGTGGCGCTGGCGTGGCTCGACGAGGAGCGCGTCACCCCGCGCCCGATCACCCAGCCGACATTCGTCAATCAGGATCTGCTCGCCCACCGTCCGCGCCGGTCGCTCATCCGCGCGGGCGTGATCGTGCCCACGGCCCTGGCCGTGCTTGTCGTCGCCGCGTACACGATCGCGATGCTCCTGTGGCCGCTCAACGCCGTCGAGCCGACGGTGTCGCCGATCACGGTCGAACCCGCGCCCGCACCGGCGACCGCCCTGCCATGGCCGGCCGAGGGGTCGGCGGCGGTGACGGTCGATGGCATCGGCGGAGTGCCGGCCTCCAGCGCCGATGCCGCCGCGATCGCGAGCATCACCAAGGTCGTGACCGCGCTCCTCGTGCTCGACGAGTCGCCGCTCGCCGTCGGCGAGGCGGGGATCTCGTTCCGCTTCTCGTTCGCCGACAACCTGAACTACTGGTCGTATCGGGCCCGCGGCGAGTCCGCGCTCGATGTGCCCGTGGGCGGCGAACTCTCGCAGTACCAGATGCTCGAGGGCATGCTCATCGGCTCGGCCAACAACTACGCCGACCGCCTCGCGGGTAACTGGTGGCCCTCCGACGCGGTGTTCGCCGACGCGGCCCAGCAGTGGCTCACCAGCCACGGTGTGCCCGGCGTGACGATCGTCGAGCCGACCGGCATGGACTCGCGCAACGCGGCGAGCCCGGCCGCCCTCATCACCCTCGCGCAGAAGGCGCTCGAGAACCCGGTGATCGCCGAGATCGTCGCCAAGCGCTCGGTGGAGCTGCCGGGTGCGGGGCTCGTCGAGAACACCAACGCGCTGCTCGCCGACCCCGGCGTGATCGGCATCAAGACCGGCACCCTCGACCGCTGGAACCTCCTGTCGGCCAAGGACATCACGGTCGGCGAGACCCCGGTGCGCCTCTACGCCGCGGTGCTGGGCCAGCCTGACGAGGAGGCGCGGATCGCGGCATCCCGTGCCCTCTACACCCAGCTCGAACTCGAGCTGCAGCTGAAGCCCTCGGTGCCGGCCGGCACGGTGGCGGGCTCGGTCGAGACGGAGTGGGGCGATCAGGTCGACATCGTGACGGCGGCCGATGCGTCGGTGATCTTGTGGAACGGCGGCATCGGCGAGGTCGTGACGAACTTCGCGCTCGAAGACAGCCGCACCGCCGGCAACGACGTGGGTGCGCTGTCGGTGACCGGTCCTCTGGATGCCACGACCGTGAGCCTCCGGCTCGCCGACGACATCGGGCCGCCCGACGCCTGGTGGCGCCTCACCCACCCGCTGGAGCTCCTCGGCCTCGACTGA
- a CDS encoding J domain-containing protein: MFDSPLSASAYEVLAVEPDIDDEALRKAYRLRLRQTHPDTGGDAAMFIQVQRAWELVGTAEARAAYDRGHGFGAAAAPEWAGWQAPRTETRDTRPRARSYGHPGGWRRERYLTLIREWAGRGVELSDPYDPALVRRAPHDIKRLLADALAEEATARVISDLGMGYTVWHDVYAGGRGAGPDVKLDHIVLGPSGLYGVLSEDFGGPVRLKRGELIGDGVGGAPIAELVARMRVIARAAGVRFSGAIVVLPDEDVEHPIDEIGKVKGMPVAVASRSALSAVLRRGITGARSLGGNEVFDVRTRLQQTAQFV, from the coding sequence GTGTTCGACAGTCCGCTCTCCGCCTCGGCGTACGAGGTGCTCGCCGTCGAGCCCGACATCGATGACGAGGCGCTGCGCAAGGCGTACCGGCTGCGGCTGCGGCAGACCCACCCCGACACCGGGGGAGATGCGGCCATGTTCATCCAGGTGCAGCGGGCGTGGGAGCTCGTCGGCACGGCGGAGGCGCGCGCCGCGTACGACCGCGGCCACGGCTTCGGCGCCGCTGCGGCGCCGGAGTGGGCGGGCTGGCAGGCACCGCGCACCGAGACGCGCGACACGCGTCCCCGCGCCCGGTCGTACGGCCACCCGGGCGGCTGGCGGCGCGAGCGGTACCTGACGCTCATCCGCGAGTGGGCCGGTCGCGGCGTCGAACTGTCCGATCCCTACGACCCGGCGCTCGTGCGTCGCGCACCCCATGACATCAAGCGGCTCCTGGCCGACGCGCTCGCCGAAGAGGCGACCGCCCGCGTCATCTCCGATCTCGGCATGGGCTACACGGTGTGGCACGACGTGTACGCCGGCGGCCGGGGTGCCGGCCCCGACGTGAAGCTCGACCACATCGTGCTGGGCCCGAGCGGCCTGTACGGGGTGCTCTCGGAGGACTTCGGCGGACCCGTGCGCCTCAAGCGCGGCGAGCTCATCGGCGACGGCGTGGGCGGCGCCCCGATCGCCGAGCTCGTCGCCCGCATGCGGGTCATCGCCCGCGCGGCCGGCGTGCGCTTCAGCGGTGCGATCGTCGTGCTCCCCGACGAAGACGTCGAGCACCCCATCGACGAGATCGGCAAGGTCAAGGGGATGCCGGTGGCCGTGGCATCCCGCAGCGCACTGTCGGCCGTGCTGCGGCGCGGCATCACCGGCGCGCGCTCCCTCGGCGGCAACGAGGTCTTCGACGTGCGCACGAGGCTGCAGCAGACCGCCCAGTTCGTCTAG
- a CDS encoding ABC transporter ATP-binding protein has protein sequence MPDGQVLEFSAVTKRFGAVTAVSDFTARVEPGTVTGFLGPNGAGKTTTMRMLLGLVTPSSGAATIGGVPHAKLRQPMRAVGAVLESSSFHPGRTGANHLKVYARAGGLPNARVDEVLGLVGLADAAGRKAGGYSLGMRQRLGLAYALLGDPGVLVLDEPANGLDPEGIKWLRGFLQTLAGEGRTVFVSSHLLAEIQQTVDALLIISRGRLVFEGGIEELADPAEHATVVDAPDRAALMRALDAAGIGYEVLRTGLTVRSSDPASLGALAAGAGIALSSLHRRGPALEEIFLELVNGTRMHESAAGVGDAPEAEPEPEAEPEGEPEPIAEAEPEPEPEPVAEAEPEPEPEPEPEPEPEPEPEPEPEPQPEPVAEAEPEPEPVAEAEPEPEPEPVAEAEPEPEPEPEQVEDTAPEPIADEEPEAEASLPFPEPRDDTDDRPWEHYEKTDADVEADRFFAAFDAPPETAGGPEAEPVTADQTREEGEQR, from the coding sequence ATGCCCGACGGACAGGTGCTGGAATTCTCCGCGGTGACGAAGCGCTTCGGCGCCGTCACCGCCGTCTCTGATTTCACCGCCCGTGTCGAGCCCGGCACCGTGACCGGATTCCTCGGTCCCAACGGCGCCGGCAAGACCACCACGATGCGCATGCTGCTCGGCCTCGTCACGCCGAGTTCGGGCGCCGCGACCATCGGCGGCGTGCCGCATGCGAAGCTGCGGCAGCCGATGCGCGCGGTCGGGGCGGTGCTGGAGTCGTCGAGCTTCCACCCGGGGCGCACGGGCGCCAACCACCTCAAGGTCTACGCGCGGGCGGGCGGGCTGCCGAACGCGCGGGTCGACGAGGTGCTCGGTCTCGTCGGGCTCGCAGATGCGGCGGGTCGCAAGGCGGGCGGCTACTCGCTCGGCATGCGGCAGCGCCTGGGCCTCGCCTACGCGCTGCTCGGCGATCCCGGCGTGCTGGTGCTCGACGAGCCGGCCAACGGCCTCGACCCCGAGGGCATCAAGTGGCTGCGCGGATTCCTCCAGACCCTCGCCGGCGAGGGGCGCACGGTGTTCGTCTCGTCGCACCTGCTCGCCGAGATCCAGCAGACCGTCGACGCCCTCCTGATCATCTCGCGCGGGCGGCTCGTCTTCGAGGGCGGCATCGAAGAGCTCGCCGATCCCGCCGAGCACGCAACCGTCGTCGATGCGCCCGATCGCGCGGCGCTGATGCGGGCGCTGGATGCCGCGGGCATCGGCTACGAGGTGCTGCGTACCGGTCTCACCGTGCGCTCGAGCGACCCCGCCTCGCTCGGCGCGCTGGCCGCCGGCGCGGGCATCGCCCTCTCGTCGCTGCATCGCCGGGGACCGGCGCTGGAGGAGATCTTCCTCGAACTCGTCAACGGCACCCGGATGCACGAGAGCGCGGCAGGGGTCGGGGATGCTCCGGAGGCCGAGCCGGAACCCGAGGCCGAGCCTGAGGGGGAACCCGAGCCGATCGCCGAAGCAGAACCCGAGCCCGAGCCTGAGCCCGTCGCCGAAGCAGAACCGGAGCCCGAGCCCGAGCCCGAGCCGGAGCCGGAGCCGGAGCCGGAGCCGGAGCCGGAGCCGGAGCCGCAGCCCGAGCCCGTCGCCGAAGCAGAGCCGGAGCCCGAGCCCGTCGCCGAAGCAGAGCCTGAGCCTGAGCCTGAGCCCGTTGCCGAAGCAGAACCGGAGCCGGAGCCCGAGCCCGAGCAGGTCGAAGACACAGCACCCGAGCCGATCGCCGACGAGGAGCCCGAGGCCGAGGCTTCCCTTCCCTTCCCGGAGCCCCGCGACGACACCGATGACCGCCCGTGGGAGCACTACGAGAAGACCGACGCCGACGTCGAGGCCGATCGCTTCTTCGCGGCCTTCGATGCACCGCCCGAGACAGCCGGCGGCCCCGAGGCCGAACCCGTCACCGCCGACCAGACCCGCGAGGAAGGTGAGCAGCGATGA
- a CDS encoding ECF transporter S component, translating to MNTSSSVSETATDARPTRTYRWRVVDIVVAAVLGVAIGLVFWGWNTVGYAWFIAMDGLTPGLGGIAVGIWLIGGVIGGLVIRKPGAALLVEVIAAIVSMLIGNVWGVSTLLSGLVQGLGAELIFLLFLYRRFTLPVAMLAGVGAAVGAWVFELFYGSSPNILKTLEFNTIYLVSLVASGALLAGLVGWLAVKALAATGALNRFAAGREARREV from the coding sequence ATGAACACGTCTTCGTCCGTTTCCGAGACCGCCACGGACGCCCGTCCGACGCGCACCTACCGATGGCGCGTCGTCGACATCGTCGTCGCCGCGGTGCTCGGCGTCGCGATCGGCCTCGTCTTCTGGGGCTGGAACACCGTCGGCTACGCCTGGTTCATCGCCATGGACGGGCTCACCCCGGGCCTGGGCGGCATCGCCGTCGGCATCTGGCTGATCGGCGGCGTCATCGGCGGCCTCGTCATCCGCAAGCCCGGCGCCGCGCTGCTGGTCGAGGTGATCGCCGCGATCGTCTCGATGCTCATCGGCAACGTGTGGGGCGTGTCGACCCTGCTGTCCGGCCTCGTGCAGGGCCTCGGCGCCGAGCTCATCTTCCTGCTCTTCCTCTACCGCCGGTTCACGCTTCCGGTCGCGATGCTCGCCGGTGTCGGCGCGGCCGTGGGCGCGTGGGTGTTCGAGCTGTTCTACGGCTCCTCGCCCAACATCCTCAAGACGCTCGAGTTCAACACCATCTACCTGGTGTCGCTCGTGGCGTCGGGAGCGCTTCTGGCAGGGCTCGTCGGCTGGCTCGCCGTCAAGGCGCTGGCGGCGACAGGTGCGCTGAACCGCTTCGCCGCCGGACGCGAAGCGCGACGCGAGGTCTGA
- a CDS encoding ABC transporter permease, protein MSLATATRSESTKQFTTAMWWVLAIVLFAYVGFTAAVLGFVFAASATGSLPGDAPTIPEDGLAPVLYSTATAVGYVFPLLIGTLMVTGEFRHRTLTPTFLATPRRGMVLVAKLLVGVLLGALYGIVGIAASVGPSVGFLLGFDIDAQLTSVDTWAMFGRMLLAFVLWVLIGIGTGALVRNQVGAIVGVLVFTQFLEPVARTAAGFVDGLTDVTRFLPGAASDALVGASLLTASTDLPTEDPLEWWVGGLVLLGYAVVTVLLGLLTSWRRDVS, encoded by the coding sequence ATGAGCCTCGCCACCGCCACGCGCTCGGAGTCGACCAAGCAGTTCACCACGGCGATGTGGTGGGTGCTCGCCATCGTTCTCTTCGCCTACGTGGGCTTCACGGCCGCCGTGCTCGGGTTCGTCTTCGCGGCGTCGGCGACCGGCTCGCTGCCCGGCGACGCGCCCACGATCCCCGAAGACGGCCTCGCGCCCGTGCTCTACAGCACCGCCACGGCGGTCGGGTACGTCTTCCCGCTGCTGATCGGCACGCTGATGGTGACCGGCGAGTTCCGCCACCGCACGCTCACGCCGACCTTCCTGGCCACCCCGCGGCGGGGCATGGTGCTGGTCGCCAAGCTCCTCGTGGGCGTGCTGCTGGGCGCTCTGTACGGGATCGTCGGCATCGCGGCATCCGTCGGCCCGTCGGTCGGGTTCCTGCTCGGCTTCGACATCGACGCCCAGTTGACGAGTGTCGACACGTGGGCCATGTTCGGCAGGATGCTGCTGGCCTTCGTGCTCTGGGTGCTGATCGGCATCGGCACTGGCGCCCTGGTGCGCAACCAGGTGGGGGCGATCGTGGGCGTGCTCGTGTTCACGCAGTTCCTCGAACCGGTCGCGCGCACCGCCGCGGGCTTCGTGGACGGACTCACCGACGTCACGCGGTTCCTGCCGGGAGCCGCGAGCGACGCACTCGTCGGCGCGAGCCTGCTCACCGCCTCGACGGACCTTCCCACCGAGGATCCGCTCGAGTGGTGGGTCGGCGGGCTCGTACTGCTCGGCTACGCCGTGGTGACGGTGCTGCTCGGCCTCCTCACGAGCTGGCGGCGCGACGTCAGCTGA
- a CDS encoding enoyl-CoA hydratase/isomerase family protein: MTEAAEPTVLTRTEGGVGHLTLNRPRAINALDLGMIETLSATLDRWERDTEADLVLLDGAGDRGLCAGGDVRGLAEQIRGGQPELTAHFFRAEYALNARIAEYPKPFVALADGITMGGGIGLAGHAAIRVVTERSKLAMPETRIGFTPDVGGTWLLAHAPGRLGEYLGLTGAVMDAADAVYAGFADHLVPSENLDALRDAFRTRADPSSPTELVLLFDETPGPSTLEAARAWIDDAFSADTVGEIIARLRARPEPAASTTADTLEGLAPTGLAVTLAAIRRARGLPDLRAALAQEYGLVMWFATTQPDLVEGIRAQLIDKDRSPRWQPATLAELDPAVIDAAFAFEPALPLWAED, from the coding sequence GTGACCGAAGCCGCTGAGCCCACCGTCCTGACCCGCACCGAGGGCGGTGTCGGCCACCTCACGCTCAATCGCCCGCGGGCGATCAACGCCCTCGACCTCGGCATGATCGAGACCCTGTCGGCGACACTCGATCGCTGGGAGCGTGACACCGAGGCCGACCTCGTGCTGCTCGACGGCGCGGGCGATCGGGGACTGTGCGCCGGCGGCGACGTGCGCGGGCTCGCGGAGCAGATCCGCGGCGGCCAGCCGGAGCTCACCGCGCACTTCTTCCGCGCCGAGTACGCCCTGAACGCGCGCATCGCGGAGTACCCGAAGCCGTTCGTGGCGCTTGCCGACGGCATCACCATGGGAGGCGGAATCGGTCTCGCCGGCCACGCCGCGATCCGCGTGGTCACCGAGCGCTCGAAGCTCGCGATGCCCGAGACGCGCATCGGCTTCACTCCCGACGTCGGCGGCACGTGGCTGCTCGCCCACGCCCCGGGCCGGCTCGGCGAGTACCTCGGTCTGACGGGCGCGGTGATGGATGCCGCAGACGCCGTCTACGCCGGGTTCGCCGATCACCTCGTACCGTCGGAGAACCTCGACGCCCTGCGCGACGCGTTCCGCACGCGCGCCGACCCGTCGAGTCCGACCGAGCTCGTGCTCCTGTTCGACGAGACGCCGGGTCCCTCGACCCTCGAGGCCGCGCGCGCGTGGATCGACGACGCCTTCTCGGCCGACACCGTCGGGGAGATCATCGCGCGCCTCCGGGCGCGGCCCGAGCCCGCGGCATCGACCACCGCCGACACGCTCGAGGGCCTCGCCCCGACCGGGCTCGCCGTGACGCTCGCCGCCATCCGCCGCGCCCGCGGGCTTCCCGACCTGCGCGCGGCGCTCGCCCAGGAGTACGGACTGGTGATGTGGTTCGCGACGACGCAGCCCGACCTCGTCGAGGGGATCCGCGCGCAGCTCATCGACAAGGACCGCTCGCCGCGCTGGCAGCCGGCCACGCTCGCCGAGCTCGACCCCGCCGTGATCGACGCGGCCTTCGCGTTCGAGCCCGCACTGCCGCTCTGGGCGGAGGACTGA
- a CDS encoding ABC transporter ATP-binding protein, whose amino-acid sequence MTGGHPARVTAAGWGWRYAGRRAPAVADVTFTIEPGERVLLLGASGAGKSTLLAGIAGLLGGADEGHESGALLVDGERPEAQRGRVGLVLQDPDAGVVLSKVGDDVAFGCENLGVPAAEIPARVAEAMRAVGLDVPPSRATKALSGGQKQRLALAGVLAMRPGVLLLDEPTANLDPDGVAEVRAAVEHAVAETGATLIVIEHRTAVWADLMDRVIVVGADGGLLADGAPDEVFAAHGTALASAGVWVPGRAVDLPVLPEVDPSVDAALAASTLSISRDGRGIVQRDLDVRVPRGAATAITGPNGAGKSTLALTLAGLLPEAAGEVVAAPDLAARSGRRPSRWRSRELLTRIGTVFQEPEHQFLAQTVRDELAIGPRSRKVAPAEVDRIVDDLLDRLHLAPLALANPFTLSGGQKRRLSVATVLADAPPVIVLDEPTFGQDRRGWIELVALLQDEIARGTTVVAVTHDADVLHHLGGHRIALAPGALTLSSGAA is encoded by the coding sequence ATGACCGGCGGTCACCCGGCCCGGGTCACCGCGGCGGGGTGGGGCTGGCGCTACGCCGGGCGGCGTGCGCCGGCCGTCGCCGACGTCACGTTCACGATCGAGCCGGGCGAGCGCGTGCTGCTCCTCGGCGCCTCGGGAGCGGGCAAGTCCACGCTGCTGGCGGGCATCGCCGGGCTGCTCGGCGGCGCCGACGAGGGCCACGAGTCGGGTGCGCTGCTCGTCGACGGAGAGCGGCCCGAGGCGCAGCGCGGTCGCGTCGGCCTCGTGCTGCAGGACCCCGACGCGGGCGTCGTGCTCTCGAAGGTCGGTGACGACGTCGCGTTCGGCTGCGAGAACCTCGGTGTGCCGGCGGCGGAGATCCCGGCGCGGGTCGCCGAGGCGATGCGCGCGGTCGGGCTCGATGTGCCGCCCTCGCGGGCGACGAAAGCCCTCTCCGGCGGTCAGAAGCAGCGCCTCGCGCTGGCCGGCGTGCTCGCGATGCGGCCAGGAGTTCTCCTGCTCGACGAGCCCACCGCGAACCTCGACCCCGACGGCGTCGCCGAGGTGCGCGCCGCCGTCGAGCACGCCGTCGCCGAGACCGGCGCCACCCTCATCGTGATCGAGCACCGCACCGCCGTGTGGGCCGACCTCATGGACCGCGTGATCGTGGTCGGCGCCGACGGCGGCCTGCTCGCCGACGGCGCGCCCGACGAGGTGTTCGCCGCGCACGGCACCGCCCTCGCCTCCGCCGGCGTCTGGGTGCCCGGACGCGCTGTCGACCTGCCCGTCCTGCCCGAGGTCGATCCCTCGGTGGATGCCGCGCTCGCGGCATCCACTCTGTCGATCTCCCGCGACGGACGGGGGATCGTGCAGCGGGATCTCGACGTGCGCGTGCCGCGCGGCGCGGCAACCGCGATCACCGGCCCCAACGGCGCGGGCAAGTCGACGCTCGCCCTGACGCTCGCGGGCCTGCTGCCCGAGGCGGCGGGCGAGGTGGTCGCGGCCCCCGACCTCGCCGCCCGCTCGGGACGGCGCCCGTCGCGCTGGCGCTCGCGGGAACTGCTGACCCGCATCGGCACAGTGTTCCAGGAGCCCGAGCACCAGTTCCTCGCCCAGACCGTGCGCGACGAGCTCGCCATAGGACCACGGTCGCGCAAGGTCGCCCCGGCGGAGGTCGACCGCATCGTCGACGACCTGCTCGACCGCCTGCACCTCGCCCCCCTCGCGCTCGCGAACCCCTTCACCCTGTCGGGCGGGCAGAAGCGCCGCCTCTCGGTCGCGACCGTGCTCGCCGATGCGCCGCCGGTGATCGTGCTCGATGAGCCGACGTTCGGGCAGGACCGCCGCGGCTGGATCGAGCTGGTCGCGCTGCTGCAGGACGAGATCGCCCGCGGCACCACCGTCGTCGCCGTGACCCACGACGCCGACGTGCTCCACCACCTCGGTGGCCACCGCATCGCCCTCGCGCCCGGCGCCCTCACTCTCTCGAGCGGTGCGGCATGA